The sequence GGTTCGAATCCTTTCACCCCGACCATTTATAAATGGGAAAAGAACCGCAGTATCGCAACTGCGGTTTTTTTGTACTCAAACGCCAAGGAATTAAACCTTCGAAGAAGAGTTCGACGGAAGGGCAGCGAGACAGCTCACAGAGCGAACAATCCTCTTGCCGCCAGTTTCCCAGGCCACAAAAAGGATGGCCATGACCCAGAGATCCTTGCCCCTCCTAGCCGTCCTCGGCCTTTTCCTGAGCCTCTCCCTCGCCTCTGCCGAGCGCCTGGCCCCGGCCAAGCCGGAACGCCTCGGCATGTCGAGCGAGCGACTTGAAAGATTGGATACGGCCTTCGAGCAAATGGTCGCCGACGGAGAGCTGCCCGGAGCCGTCGTGCTCGTGGCGCGACACGGCAAACGGGCTCACCTCGGCGTCTACGGCGAGCAGGATATGGCAAGCGAGCTAGCCATGAGCGAAAACTCAATCTTCCGCATCGCCTCCCAAACCAAGGCCATTGTGAGCGTCGCCACCCTAATGCTGCAGGAGGAAGGCAAGCTGCTCATCGGCGACCCCGTTTCGGACTACTTGCCCGAATTCGCCAACACCCTCGTGGCCGAAACCAACGAAGCCGGCGAGCAAGTGAACGTTCCCGCCAAACGCCAAATCACCATTCGCGACCTGCTCACCCACACCTCAGGAATCGGATACGGGCGAAAGAGCGACCCGCTCTGGCAGGAAGCGGGTATCGACGGCTGGTACTTCGCCGACCGCGACGAGCCCATCCGCGAGACCGTGCGCCGACTCGCCTCCCTCCCCTTCAACTCCCACCCGGGCGAAAAATACGTCTACGGCTACAACACCGACATCCTCGGGGCCGTCATCGAAGTCGCCTCCGGCATGCCGCTGGACGCCTTGCTTAAGCAAAAGATCCTCGACCCGCTGGAGATGCACGACACCCATTTCTACTTGCCACGCAATAAGGCTCAACGCCTCTCCACTGTGTATTCATATTC comes from Pelagicoccus enzymogenes and encodes:
- a CDS encoding serine hydrolase domain-containing protein → MTQRSLPLLAVLGLFLSLSLASAERLAPAKPERLGMSSERLERLDTAFEQMVADGELPGAVVLVARHGKRAHLGVYGEQDMASELAMSENSIFRIASQTKAIVSVATLMLQEEGKLLIGDPVSDYLPEFANTLVAETNEAGEQVNVPAKRQITIRDLLTHTSGIGYGRKSDPLWQEAGIDGWYFADRDEPIRETVRRLASLPFNSHPGEKYVYGYNTDILGAVIEVASGMPLDALLKQKILDPLEMHDTHFYLPRNKAQRLSTVYSYSPDNGVQRSPEEGTMNAQGHYLNGPRVSFSGGAGLLSTANDYAIFLQMLLNGGEYEGARILSPKSVELMTVNHLAEGVEFPWAKGVGFGLGFRIMEDVGRFGAPASVGEFSWGGAYHSTYWVDPEEELVVVYFTQVRPATGLDDHDKLRALVYQAIVE